The following proteins are co-located in the Actinomycetota bacterium genome:
- a CDS encoding pyridoxamine 5'-phosphate oxidase family protein: MPGEATGPVFEDWELERTDRTVGVLTTNGRDGFPHAAPVGVRWEDGAIRFETDSNAAKMRNIEADPRVSILIYGKPKWGVLITGTAEIISKGSGSEQSQIRVRPERKASWKRKED; the protein is encoded by the coding sequence GTGCCGGGTGAAGCCACCGGGCCCGTCTTCGAGGACTGGGAGCTGGAGAGAACCGACCGCACCGTCGGCGTCCTGACGACCAACGGCCGGGACGGCTTCCCGCATGCGGCGCCGGTCGGGGTCCGGTGGGAGGACGGTGCTATCCGCTTCGAGACCGACTCCAACGCCGCCAAGATGCGCAACATCGAGGCCGACCCGAGGGTCTCGATCCTCATCTACGGCAAGCCGAAATGGGGGGTGCTGATCACCGGGACGGCAGAAATCATATCCAAGGGCTCCGGCTCCGAGCAGTCGCAGATCAGGGTCCGCCCGGAGCGCAAGGCCTCCTGGAAACGCAAAGAGGATTAG